One stretch of Riemerella columbina DNA includes these proteins:
- the nadD gene encoding nicotinate (nicotinamide) nucleotide adenylyltransferase, protein MKKIGLFFGSFNPIHIGHLILANYILEHTDMDELWLVVSPQNPFKEKKSLLADHNRLEMVELAIQHYPKMRASNIEFALPQPSYTIDTLAYLHEKYPDYHFSLIMGEDNLAHLHKWKNAEKLVSEHQIIVYPRLFDGNSADYPYAQHPNIHQVSAPVIELSATEIRQMIKAHKNVRPMLPPEVFAYLDGSSFYQ, encoded by the coding sequence ATGAAGAAAATAGGCTTGTTTTTTGGGTCGTTTAACCCAATCCATATCGGGCATTTGATTTTAGCCAACTACATCCTTGAGCATACCGATATGGATGAGCTTTGGCTGGTGGTAAGCCCACAGAATCCGTTTAAGGAAAAGAAATCTCTACTGGCAGACCATAATCGGTTAGAGATGGTGGAGCTCGCTATTCAGCATTATCCTAAAATGCGGGCTTCTAATATAGAGTTTGCCCTGCCACAGCCCAGTTATACCATAGACACGCTGGCGTATCTGCACGAAAAATATCCTGATTATCATTTCAGCCTGATTATGGGCGAGGACAATTTGGCACACCTCCACAAGTGGAAAAATGCAGAAAAATTGGTCAGTGAACACCAGATTATCGTTTATCCAAGGCTGTTTGATGGCAATAGTGCGGATTATCCTTATGCCCAGCATCCGAACATCCACCAAGTGTCGGCGCCCGTGATAGAGCTTTCGGCAACGGAGATTCGGCAGATGATTAAGGCACATAAAAATGTACGCCCTATGCTGCCGCCAGAGGTATTTGCCTATTTAGATGGCAGTAGTTTTTATCAATAA
- the recJ gene encoding single-stranded-DNA-specific exonuclease RecJ translates to MNQKWIFKTEPDEEVVDGLISSIGYGSLESKILVLRGIDDYPKAREFFKPKLEDMHNPFLMADMQKAVERIATAIENGENILVYGDYDVDGTTAVSLMYRYLSKIVGKKYLDFYIPDRNGEGYGISKEGIDYAKANGVSLIIALDCGIKAIDKVDYAQSLGIDFIICDHHLPGDEIPKAVAVLDPKRQDCRYPFKELSGCGVGFKLCQGLNTIYKIPEAELFELTDLLAISIAADIVSMKGENRLLAKLGLKHLRKTRNIGLRLLIPKEKLSTFNISNIVFEIAPKINAAGRISHGKAAVELMVSEDLKHATEIVENIISLNNDRREMDLSSTTAALQQVVDTHQEDNATTVVYGSDWNKGVIGIVASRLTEVYYKPTVVFTDGNAGEIVASARSVSDFDVHQALEECSDLFLKFGGHPAAAGLSMEKEKLELFKQRFEAVVAARIQEHQKSPSITIDTVIDVENLNRDFFQFHRKLAPFGPHNMKPILVLERQEVVGHIKSMGKDGSHVKFHIHNPATGRNIECVGFKMGQYLEDFKHKKFNMAFTLEENHWKGNVTYYLNVKDVVFIDN, encoded by the coding sequence ATGAATCAGAAGTGGATTTTTAAAACAGAACCCGATGAAGAGGTAGTAGATGGGCTCATATCCTCCATAGGCTATGGCTCTTTGGAGTCTAAAATACTGGTGCTTAGAGGGATTGATGATTATCCTAAAGCCCGAGAGTTTTTTAAACCCAAGTTAGAAGATATGCACAATCCGTTTCTTATGGCAGATATGCAGAAGGCGGTGGAGCGGATTGCTACAGCCATAGAAAATGGCGAAAATATATTGGTCTACGGCGATTATGATGTAGACGGCACCACGGCAGTTTCTCTAATGTACCGTTACCTTTCTAAAATTGTAGGGAAGAAGTATTTGGATTTCTACATCCCAGACCGCAACGGCGAGGGCTACGGCATTTCTAAAGAAGGTATAGACTACGCAAAAGCCAACGGCGTGTCGCTCATCATTGCTTTGGATTGTGGCATTAAGGCGATTGATAAAGTGGATTATGCCCAAAGTTTAGGCATTGATTTTATCATCTGTGATCACCATTTGCCTGGCGATGAAATCCCCAAAGCTGTGGCAGTATTAGACCCCAAACGCCAAGATTGTCGCTATCCTTTTAAGGAACTTTCGGGCTGTGGCGTGGGCTTCAAGCTCTGCCAAGGGCTCAACACCATTTATAAAATCCCTGAAGCGGAACTATTTGAACTGACCGATTTATTAGCGATTTCCATCGCGGCGGATATTGTTTCTATGAAAGGCGAAAACCGCTTGCTGGCAAAATTAGGTTTAAAACACCTCCGCAAAACCAGAAATATTGGGCTAAGGCTCCTCATCCCGAAAGAGAAATTGTCCACTTTTAACATTTCTAATATCGTGTTTGAGATTGCCCCTAAAATCAATGCGGCAGGGCGAATTTCGCACGGCAAGGCAGCGGTGGAGCTGATGGTTTCTGAAGATTTAAAACACGCCACAGAGATTGTGGAAAACATCATCAGCCTGAATAACGACCGTCGAGAGATGGACCTCAGCTCTACAACGGCAGCGCTCCAGCAAGTGGTAGACACCCACCAAGAGGATAACGCCACCACGGTGGTCTACGGCTCGGATTGGAATAAAGGCGTGATTGGCATTGTGGCTTCTCGGTTGACCGAAGTTTATTATAAGCCCACTGTGGTGTTTACCGATGGCAATGCTGGCGAGATTGTGGCTTCTGCGCGCTCTGTGTCAGATTTTGATGTGCACCAAGCGCTGGAGGAGTGCTCGGATTTGTTTTTGAAATTTGGAGGACACCCCGCTGCGGCAGGGCTTTCTATGGAAAAAGAGAAGTTGGAGTTGTTTAAACAACGCTTTGAGGCAGTTGTGGCGGCACGCATCCAAGAGCATCAGAAGAGCCCTTCCATCACCATAGATACGGTGATTGATGTAGAAAATCTGAACCGAGATTTCTTTCAATTTCATCGTAAATTGGCGCCTTTTGGTCCACATAATATGAAGCCTATTTTGGTTTTGGAACGGCAGGAAGTGGTGGGGCACATCAAGTCTATGGGGAAAGATGGCAGCCATGTGAAATTCCACATCCATAACCCAGCCACAGGGCGAAATATAGAGTGTGTAGGTTTTAAAATGGGACAATATCTGGAAGATTTTAAACATAAGAAATTCAATATGGCATTTACCTTAGAGGAGAACCATTGGAAGGGTAATGTGACCTACTACCTTAATGTGAAAGATGTCGTATTCATCGATAATTAA
- a CDS encoding DUF3817 domain-containing protein, whose protein sequence is MNRIEAFFNRYPTEKIIRWFKQVCIAEAISCFLLYGIAMVWKRYDSEGVLPTVFIIIIGNIHGLFFTLYLLLCIPARRIFHWDDEDFVFALLSAFFPFATIWVEKKLARQDRE, encoded by the coding sequence ATGAACAGAATAGAAGCCTTTTTTAACCGATATCCAACCGAGAAAATCATCCGTTGGTTTAAGCAAGTTTGCATTGCAGAGGCTATTTCTTGCTTCCTCCTCTATGGCATCGCGATGGTGTGGAAGCGCTACGATAGCGAGGGCGTGCTGCCTACGGTGTTCATCATTATTATTGGGAATATCCACGGCTTGTTTTTCACCCTCTATCTGTTGCTCTGTATCCCTGCACGGCGGATTTTTCATTGGGATGATGAGGATTTTGTCTTCGCCTTGCTATCGGCATTCTTCCCATTTGCTACCATTTGGGTGGAGAAAAAGTTGGCGCGCCAAGATCGAGAGTAG